GCCGCCCGCGGCGTCTATCGCGGCGATCCGCTGCGGGTGCGGCAGATCCTGCACAACCTGATCTCGAATGCGCTCAAGTTCACCGAGGCCGGGTCGGTGCGGGTCACGGTCGGCCGCAGCGGCGGGGCGCTGTCGCTCGTCGTCCAGGACACCGGCATCGGCATTCCGCCCGAGAAGGCCGCCCGCCTGTTCCAGAAGTTCGAGCAGGCCGACGCCTCGACGACCCGGCGGTTCGGCGGCACGGGGCTCGGCCTCGCCATCTGCCGCGACCTGGCCCAGATGATGGGCGGCTCGATCGGCGTCGAGAGCGCGCCCGGAGAGGGCGCAACGTTCACCGTGCTCCTGCCGCTGAAGCGCATCGCCCGCGCGCCAGCCCCGCCGACCGCCGCCCCGCCGCCGCCAACCCCGCGGGAGACCGCCTTGAAGGTGCTGGTCGCCGAGGACAACGCGGTCAACCAGGTGGTGCTGAAGACCCTGCTGGAGCAGCTCGGCGTCGCCGCCACCGTGGCCCCGGACGGCCGCGCCGCCGTGGCGGCCTGGGAGCGGGAACCCTGGGACGTGATCCTCATGGACGTCCAGATGCCCGAGATGGACGGACCGACCGCCACCGGCGTGATCCGCCGCCGGGAGGCCGCCGAAGGGCGGCCGCGCACGCCGATCGTCGGCCTGACCGCCAACGCCATGCAGCACCAGATCGCCGAGTACCGGAACGCCGGCATGGACGACGTGGTGGCCAAGCCCGTGCAGGTGGACCGGCTGGTCGAGGCCCTGAACGCGGCGGCGGCTCAGCCGGGCGTCAGCGGCGCATAACCGTAGGACAGCAGGTAGTCGTAGCCCGCGACGCTGGGCGGCGCAGGCTCGCCAGGGTCCTGCACCCGCTGCAGCGGCCAGGGCGGCGTAACGCCCGGCGGCGTCGCCACCACGTTCACGTCGCCCACCACCGGATTGCCCGGCTTGCCCTTCGGAGAGGCGGGGGTGGCGAATGGGGCGTAGAACCAGTGGACGTCGTAGCCCGCCGCCTGAAACCGGCCGATGGTCGAGGCCCGCGCCTCCCGATCGCGCCCCGCCGCCTCGATCAGCCAGATCGCCCGGCGGCTCTCGATGAGCCCGCCGGCGCCGTCCAGGACCTGGGCCTCGAAACCCTCGACGTCGATCTTCACGAGCCGGGTCTCGGGCGGCGCGAGGTCGTCCAGCGTCAGCATCCGCACCGTCTCCTTCGGCGCGTCGAAGCCGAAACCGACGCCGCCGAAGTTCAGGGATGCGTCCAGCGGCGGAGCCGGGAACCGCGCCAGACCCTCCTTCGGCCCGGCGGCGGCGTGGATCGCCTCGACATTGTAGAGCTGGTTGTTGAGCGCGTTGGCGGTGAGCAGCCCGGCGAGCCCGCGGTGCGCCTCGATCGAGATCACCCGCCAGTCGGGCCGGCGCCTGGCGAACGGCAGGGAAATGGCGCCGACGTTCGCCCCCACGTCGATGAACACGCCCGGCTCGCCGGCGCAGGCGAGCAGGAAGTCCACCTCGGGCCGGGCGAACTCGCCGTACAGCCGCAGCGACAGGCCGATGGCCCTGTCGCCGGCCGGAACGAGGAAGGTGAGCCCGTAGGCGATCGTGGAGTCCAGCATCGCCCTCGGATAACACGGCGCCGCCGGCTGGCAATCTCCGGCGTCAGCCGGGCCCCAGCGTCACGAACCCCATCTTGGCCAAGACGCCGGCCGCGTTGACCACGCTGCGCAGGGGCCGCCCCAGCGCCTCGGCCGCCGCAGCCGCCGTCAGCGGCCCCTGCTCGAGGAGACCCCATAGCGGCGCAACCGCGCCGGCCGCGGCGGCTCCGCCTGGATAAAGCGCATGCCCAGCGAGCACGCGGTAGGCGGCGGGGTCGGCCTCCGGCCGCAACGCGATCGTCGTCTCGCCGGAAATCGCACGGGTTGGGTAGCTCGCGAAGGCGGTGAAGGGCTCGAGCTGCCCGCCGCTGCGCGGGGTCTGGACGTCCCCGCCCTCGGTGCGGCGGCGGGCGTCCAGCTCCGCCCACAGGGAGCCATAGGCCGCGTAGACGTGCGACCAGTCGAAGATCGCGCGGGCGTGCGCCTGGCCGGCCGCGCCCATGCGGCGCCGCAGCCCGGGACTGGCGATCAGCTCGGCCAGCGCCGCCACGAGCCGCTCGGCGTCCACCGAGGTGGCGGCCGCCGCGCCCCAGCTGAGCAT
The Phenylobacterium zucineum HLK1 genome window above contains:
- a CDS encoding FkbM family methyltransferase — translated: MLDSTIAYGLTFLVPAGDRAIGLSLRLYGEFARPEVDFLLACAGEPGVFIDVGANVGAISLPFARRRPDWRVISIEAHRGLAGLLTANALNNQLYNVEAIHAAAGPKEGLARFPAPPLDASLNFGGVGFGFDAPKETVRMLTLDDLAPPETRLVKIDVEGFEAQVLDGAGGLIESRRAIWLIEAAGRDREARASTIGRFQAAGYDVHWFYAPFATPASPKGKPGNPVVGDVNVVATPPGVTPPWPLQRVQDPGEPAPPSVAGYDYLLSYGYAPLTPG
- a CDS encoding glycosyltransferase is translated as MLSWGAAAATSVDAERLVAALAELIASPGLRRRMGAAGQAHARAIFDWSHVYAAYGSLWAELDARRRTEGGDVQTPRSGGQLEPFTAFASYPTRAISGETTIALRPEADPAAYRVLAGHALYPGGAAAAGAVAPLWGLLEQGPLTAAAAAEALGRPLRSVVNAAGVLAKMGFVTLGPG